From Streptomyces sp. SAI-135:
TCGTCGAGCAGGTACGACATCTCGACCGGCACGGTGTAGAAGACCATCGCCCCGAAGAAGGTGAGGGCACAGATGCCGGCCAACTGCCGCCAGGGAAAGGCCCGTTGCGCACCGGCCGGGCGCACGTCCGCGGCCACCCGCCCAGCGGTGCCGGGCAGCGCCGAGGCCATCAGCGGAGCCAGCACCAGGCTCACGGCGTACACCCAGAACGGCACCCGCCAGCCCGCCGACCCCACGGCCCCGCCGAGCACGAAGAACACGGTCGCCGACGCGGACGCGCACATGGTCTGCAGCGCGAGGTACTTCACCCGGCGCCGCCCCGAGTAGTAGTCCCCGATCAGGGTCGTGCAGCACGTCATGATCGCGGCCTCGGTGACCCCGACCAGCGCCCGGCTCGCGATGATCGCGCCCAGCGACTCCAGCCACAGCGGTGCCGTACCGAACACGGCGTACAGCAGCGTCGACGCGATGAGCAGCCGCTTGCGGCCGAGCCGGTCCACGATCACTCCCGCGAACGGCGCCAGCAACGCCACCGCCAGCGCGGGCACGGTCAGCGCGAGCGGTACCAAGGCCTTCGCGCCCGGCACCGACGCGAAATGGTCCTGCATCTTCGGCAGCACCGGGGCGATCAGCACCGCCCCCAGGATCGGCAGACAGCTGCCGGCCATCAGCAGGGTCACCCGCAGCCGGTGGACCGGGCCCGACACGGTGACGGGGGAGGGGACGGTGTCGTCCACCGCGGCGGGGGACGGGGACAGGGATCCGGGCATGACGACTCCAGGGAAGGCGTACGGGGAGCGGGCATGCGGTGAGCGACGGGTCCGGGAGGGCGCTCGGCATGCCGGGGGCGTCCGCACACCGGAGGCGGGCCCGGACGGGCGGCTGCTCCGGACGCCGGCGTGCGGGCTGGCACGACTATGAACGCTCCGGGCGGTCCACCGCCATCCTCCACGCGATCCGATTCCCGTATCGGGTCCATCCATGGAATGGATGGCCCGGGCGAAGGGGTGAAGGGGCGATGGGGTGAAGGGGCGATGGGGCGGCGGCCCGCCGGTGCCGCGCACGGCCGGTGGGGTCCGGCACGGAACGCGGCGGGCTGCCGAGGGAGGCGTCCTACCCCCCCCGGGGCCCTCCTCAGCCCCCGTACTCCCGCAGTTTGCGGTACAGCGTGGCCCGCCCGATGCCGAGTGCCGTCGCCGCGCGGGACTTGTTGCCGCCGTGGCGGTGCAGGGTCTCCAGGATCGTGGCGCGTTCGGCCTGTTCCATCGGGCTGAGCGGGCGCGCGGCGGGGCCTTCCCGCACGAAGTCCGGCAGTTCGGCCCGGCGGACCGGTCCCGAGACCCGTCGGTGCTCCGCCAGGGCCTGGACGACGTGGGCGAGTTCGGTGACGTTCCCGGGCCACGGGTGCCGTTCGAGCGCGCGCAGGGCGTCCAGGGTCCAGGTCAGTGGCGGGTGGCCCGGTGCGGGGCGCGGCGCGAGGGCCGACAGCAACTCCCTGATGTCCTCCGTGCGTTCCCGCAACGGCGGCAGGACCACCGTACGGGCGGCCAGCTTGTCGAGGAGCCGCTGAAGACAGGGGCCGGGCGGGGTTCCCGGGGTGTGGGTGACCAGCAGCCGGGTGTCCGGGTGCGCGTCGAGCAGGGAGTTGAGCGCGGCGACGGCGGGCTGCGTGAGCCGCTCGGCGTGCCGGAGGACGAGCGGGCCATCCCCGGCCCATCGCGCCAACTCTCCTTCCAGCGAGCCGCCTTCGGCCGCGTCGACCAGCTGCGGGGCGCCCGGGCCCAGCAACTCACGGGCCAGCGCGGTCTTTCCCGTCCCGCGTTCGCCGGTCAGCAGCACCGGCCCGGCGGAGCGGGCCAGCCCGGCGGCGCGCTCGGCGGCGTGCCGCCACGGCGGCGAGGAGCCCGCCAGACAGGGCAGCGGGCGCGGCCGGGTCCTCGGCGTGTTCTCGCCGGTCGGCTCCAGGACGGCCACGATCCCCACGACCGCGCCCTCCTGCCGCACGAGGTCGATCCGGGCGTCGCACCCTGCCCCCTCGGGCAGTTCGGCGGCCCCCGGCGCGTCCGTGTGCCGTGCCGCCCTCGCCGTGTGCTCGAGCGCCCGCAGCACCTCGGGAGTCGCCAGCCGCTCCGCCGCCGCGTTGATCAGGCGGTTGCGGCCGTCCAGCGCGACCACCGCGCGGTCCTGCGAGCGTGCCGCCTTCAAGTAGGCCTCCAGGAGGACCCGTTCGGGCCCTGCCGCCCGGGCCGGCAGTGCGGCCTCGACCGCTGCGGCGGCGGCCTCGGCGAGCCCGGCCTGCGGGTGCGGCGGGCGCCCTGAGCGCAGGCGGGAGGCGACGGTGAGCGTGCCGAGCGGCTGTCCGCCCGCCGGCGCGAGGAGCGGGACGCTGACCGCGGACACGTCCTGCCACACGTCGAGGAAGTGCTCGGGTCCGTGCACCTCGGCACGGGCGCGGCGGCGCAGGGCGAGGACCGCGCTGTTGTGACCGACCTCCTGCTCCGACAGCACCGAACAGGGGATGAGCCCGGGCGCGCTCCCGGACGTCCACAGCACGCGCAGCCGTGCGTCCGTGAGGAGGAGGACCGAGGGGCCGGCGCCGAGGGTGGGGGCGATCCGTTCGAGAACGGGGCGGGCGGCGCCGAGCAGCGGCGACCGCGGCGGCCGGGGCGGATCGGCGGCGGGCTCCCGCAAGTCGTGCGGTACGCCGAAGAAACGGGCCCGCCGCCACGCCGCGAGGACCTCCTCCGGCACACCGTCGGGCAGCGGGCGCCCGGACAGGAAGCGCTCGCGCGCCACTCGCAGGGGTGGGAGCGCGCGGACTGCGGGGGAGGGCTCTGTGGCGGTCACGACGTACCCACCGTAGCCGGTGCAGTTGAACAGGCAACAACCCCCCTGCGCGGCTGCCGTGTCCGGTACGGCACCACCGGGTGCCGTAGGGACCGCGGTTGCCGCCGCGGGCGCAGCCGCCGCAGCTCCACTCCCCACTCACCCTCCCCGCTCACCCCTGTCCGCCCGCCGCCGCTGTATCGAATTGAGACACCCGCGACCCGCCGTTCCCCAGCATGATCAAAACTGCCCCCGTCCGTGAGCCCCCGCCTGGAGCGCCCGTGTCCCCCGTCGTCGAGACCGACGTCCTGATCGTCGGCAGCGGCCCGGCCGGAGGCTCGGCCGCGCTCGCCCTGAGCACCTACGGCGTGCCGAACATCGTCGTGACCCGCTACGCGCGCCTCGCCGACACCCCTCGCGCGCACATCACCAACCAGCGGACCATGGAGGTGCTGCGCGACCTCGGCGTCGAACAGGGCGTCATCGCGCGGGCCACTCCGCAGCACCTGATGGGCAACACCACCTTCTGCACCAGCCTGGCCGGCGAGGAACTCGGCCGGGTGCGCTCGTGGGGCAACGACCCGCTCGTCCAGGCCGCCCACGAACTCGCCAGCCCCACCCGCATGTGCGACATGCCCCAGCACCTCATGGAGCCGGTGCTCGTCGACGCGGCCGTCGCCCGCGGCACCGCCCTGCGCTTCGAGACCGAGTACCTCTCCCACACCCAGGACGCCGACGGCGTGACGGCCACCGTGCGGGACCGGCTGCGCGGGGACACGTACGAGATCCGGGCGAAGTACCTGATCGGCGCGGACGGCGGCCGCTCCCGCGTCGCCGAGGACGCCGGGCTCCCGATGGGCGGCCGGATGGGCGTGGCCGGCAGCATCAACATCGTCTTCGAGGCCGACCTGACCAGGTACACCGCCCACCGGCCCGCCACCCTGTACTGGGTCCTCGCCCCGGGCGCCACCGTCGGCGGCATCGGCGCGGGCCTGGTGCGCTGCGTCCGGCCCTGGAACGAGTGGCTGATCGTGTGGGGGTACGACGTCACGGCGGGCGCCCCCGACCTGACCACCGAGTACGCCGAGTCCGTCGTACGGCAGCTGGTCGGCGACGACGAGATCCCGGTGACCATCAAGTCGTCCTCGGCCTGGACCGTCAACGAGATGTACGCGGAGAGCTACTCCCACGGCCGCGTCTTCTGCGCCGGGGACGCCACCCACCGTCATCCGCCGTCCAACGGCCTCGGCTCCAACACGTCCATCCAGGACTCCTACAACCTGGCCTGGAAGCTGAAGCTCGTCCTCGACGGCACGGCCTCCCCGAAGCTCCTCGACACCTACACCGCCGAACGCGCCCCCATCGGCAAGCAGGTCGTCACCCGCGCCAACCGGTCCATCGGCGAGACCGCCCCCATCTTCGAGGCCCTGGACGGACTCTCCCCGCAGACCCCCGCACAGCTGTGGGCCAACATCGCCGCGCGCAAGGACGCCACCGAGGCCGCCGAGAAACAGCGGGCCAGGCTGCGCGAGGCCATCGCCTTCAAGGTGTACGAGTTCAACGCGCACGGCGTCGACCTCAACCAGCGCTACACGTCCGAGGCGATCGTCCCGGACGGCACCCCGGCGGAGACGTTCGCACGCGACCCCGAACTCCACCACCAGCCCACCTCCCGCCCCGGCGCCCGCGTCCCGCACGCCTGGATCACCTCGAGCACGCGGACGGTGTCCACCCTGGACACGGTCGGCAAGGGCCGCTTCACCCTCCTCACCGGCATCGGTGGCGAGTGCTGGCTGCGGGCCGCCGAGGCGCAGCAGGCGGACATCGCCACCGTGGTCGTGGGGCCGGGACAGGAGTACGAGGACCCCTACGGCGACTGGGCGCGGCTCAGGGAGATCTCCGACGCGGGCGCCCTGCTCGTACGGCCCGACGGGTTCGTGGCCTTCCGGCACGCGACCGCCGCTCCGGACGCCGAAGCACTTCTGTCCGGCGCGCTGCGTCGGATCCTCGGACACGCCTGAGACGCGCGACCATGGAAGAACCCGCACGTCGACCAGGAGGAGCCGGGATGACCACGGACGCGATCGGGGCCGGTGTCACCGAGGAGGCCGTCGCCAGTCTGCACGCGACCGCTGACCCGCGCCTGCGCGAACTGCTCGCCGGACTCATCGGCCATCTGCACGACTTCGTGCGCGAGACCCGGCTCACCCAGGAGGAGTGGGAGAAGGCCGTCGCCTTCCTGACGGCGACCGGGCAGAAGTGCACGGACACCCGGCAGGAGTTCATCCTGCTGTCGGACGTCCTCGGCCTCTCCATGCTCGTCGAGACCGTCAACGGCGACCGCGTGCAGGGCGCCACGGAGTCGACCGTCCTCGGCCCGTTCCACATGACCGAGTCCCCCGTCCGGGAACTCGGCGACGACATCGATCTGGTGGGCGGCAGCGAGCCGTGCGTGGTCAGCGGCCGGGTGCTGTCGGCGGACGGCACCCCGCTGCCCGGCGCCGTCCTCGACGTCTGGCAGGCCGACGACCAGGGCTTCTACGACGTCCAGCAGCCCGACGTCCAGCCCGCGGGCAACGGACGCGGACTGTTCACCGCCGACACCGAGGGCCGCTTCTGGTTCCGCACCTGCGTGCCGGCGCCGTACCCGATCCCCACCGACGGCCCGGTCGGCGACCTGCTCCGGGCCACCGGCCGGCACCCCTACCGCCCCGCGCACATCCACTTCATCGTCGGCGCCGAGGGCCACACGCCGGTCACCACCCACATCTTCGTCGCGGGCAGCGACTACCTCGACTCCGACGCCGTCTTCGCCGTGAAGCGGAGTCTGGTGCAGGACTTCGCGGAGACCGACGACCCGTCCCTGGCAGCGGAGTTCGGCGTCCCCAACCCGTTCCGGCACGCCCGCTTCGACCTCGTCCTGGAGCCGAACGCATGACGTTCATGGGCGAGTTCACCTACGAGAGCCGTCCCGTGCGGGTCGTGTTCCGGCCGGGCGCCGCCGTGACGGCGACCCCCGGCGAGGCCGAACACCTGGGACTGCGACGGCTGTTGGTGGTGTGCGGCAGCCGGGGCGAGTCCGTCGCGCGGGCCGTGGCGGACGCGCTCGGCGACTCCTGCGCCGGGCTGCACGCCGAGGCCCGCATGCACGTGCCCGCCGAGGACGCCGACCGGGCCGTGACGGTGGCCCGCGAGACCGGGGCCGACGGTGTCGTCGCGGTCGGCGGCGGCTCCTCCATCGGCCTCGGCAAGGCGATCGCCCTGCGCACCGCCCTGCCGCTGATCGCCGTGCCGTCGACCTACTCGGGCTCCGAGATGACCCCCGTGTGGGGCCTGACCGAGGGCGGCGCCAAGCGCACCGGACGCGACCCGAGGGTCCAGCCCCGCAGTGTCGTCTACGACCCCGAGCTGACCCTCTCCCTGCCGGTACCGCTCACCGTGACCAGCGGCATCAACGCCCTCGCGCACGCGGCCGAGGCGCTCTACGCCCCGGACACCTCCCCCCTGATCGCGCTGATGGCGCAGGACGGCGTACGGGCGATGGCCGAGGCGCTGCCCCTGCTGGCCGCCGACCCCGGGGACCTGGATGCGCGCGGCCTGGCCCTGTACGGGGCATGGCTCTGCGGGGCGTGCCTCGGGGCCACGACGATGGGCCTGCACCACAAGCTCTGCCACGTCCTGGGTGGCACCTTCGGGCTGCCGCACGCCGAGACGCACACGGTCGTCCTGCCGTACGCGCTCGCCTACAACGCCCCCGCCGCCCCCGACGCGTTGACCGCGCTGGGGCGGGCACTCGACGCCGACGACCCGCCAGGAGCCCTGTGGGACCTGGCCGGCCGCCTCGGCGCCCCACGCTCCCTCGCCGCACTCGGCCTCCAGGAGACCGACCTGGACCGGGCGGCCGCAGAGGTGGCGGGGCAGCCGTACGCCAACCCGCGTCCCGTGACCGCGGACGGCGTGCGGGCGGTGCTCCGGGCGGCCCACGAGGGCCGTCGGCCATGAGTGCCGCGGCAGAACAGCAAGTCCCCTAGGAAAGGTGAACATCATGGCCCTCGCACTCCTCAGGCGCCGGCGGTCCAAGGCTGCCCATGCCGAGGCGGCGGGCCTCTCCGTCCCCCTCCCCGAAGGTGCGGGCGCCGTGGCCCGCGAGATCGTCGACCCGATGGGCTCGCCCATGCCGGGCGCGGACGTCACCGTCACCGCCCTGGACACGCACCGGGTCGCGGCCCGCGGGACGACCGACCCCTACGGCTACTTCGTCGCCGTACTGCCACCTGGCCGCTACAGCCTGCTGGCCGCCGCCGAAGGACTCCAGCCGCACCGCGAGACGGTCGAGGTCGGGCCGAGCGGCGCGGCACCGTCCGAGCGGGTCTGGCTCCAGCCGGCCCAGGCCCTGCAACTGCCCTCACCCGGCGTCTGGTTGTTCGATCCGCCGCACACCGCGATCCGTTTCATCGCCAAGCACGTCGGCATGGCGCACGTCCACGGCCGCTTCGAGCGTTTCGAGGGCGGCATCCAGATCGCGCAGGACATGTCCCAGTCCCGCGTCCAGGTCCGCATCGACGCCTCCAGCATCACGACGGGCAACACCACCCGCGACAACCACCTGCGCTCGGGCGACTTCCTCGACGTGGAGCGCTTCCCCCACATCGACTTCGTCAGCAGCCGTTTCGCCTACCGGGGCGGCAGCAAGTGGACCTTGCAGGGCAGCCTGACCATGCACGGGGTGAGCCGCTCGGTCGCGCTGGACACCACCTACCTCGGCACGGTCAACGGCGGTTACGGCGAGGAACTGCGCTGCGCGGCCCTCGCGACGGCGGAGCTGCACCGTGAGGACTACACGCTCAACTGGCGGTCCATGCTGGCCCGGGGCATCGCGGTGGTCGGCCCCACGGTCCAACTGGAGCTGGACGTCCAGGCGATGTACCGCACCCACGACACGCCGACCCCGCCGGAGTAGGAGGCAGGGCCGGTGCCCGTGGCTGGAGTGACACGTTCTCCACGGAAAACTCACACGACCCAGCTGTAACTTTATGTTTCAAGCGTTACGCTCGCCGTCATCCGAGTGCTCGGGGGAGCGGCTCGTCCGCCACGGCACTCCCTCCCCCCACGGTTCAGGAGACTCGGCGTGAGTGACGGCGACGTAGTGGTGATCGGCGGCGGCTATGCGGGCGTCCGGCTGGCGAAACGGCTGGACACGACGGCCCGGGTCACCCTGGTGGACCGCAAGGAGGTCTTCTTCCACCGGATCTCCTCTTTGCGCGCGGGAGTGCGCAGGGAGTGGAGCGCGACCCCCTTCATCCCCTACGACCGGCTGCTGCGCCACGGCCAGGTCGTCGTGGGCAAGGTGGTGCGCATCGACACCACCGAGCGACAGGTCGTGCTGGCCGACGGCACACGGCTGCCCTACGACGTGGTGGTGATCGCGACCGGCGCCGACTACCCGGAACCGGCCCGGTTCGCCGGGACCACCACCGAGGAGGCGATGAAGTCCTTCGCCGAGCACCAGCAGAAGATCGCCTTCGCCGAGCACGTCCTCGTCGTCGGCGGGGGCCCCTCCGGCGTCGAACTGAGCGCCGAGATCCGGCTGGCGCGTCCGGACGCCCGGGTCACGCTCGCGCACTCCGGTCCCGCGCTGCTCGGCGGCACGGGCAGCGAACGGGCAGGCCGCAGGGCGCGCGCCTGGCTGGAGGCGCACGACGTGGAGGTACGGCTCGACTCCTTCATGTCCCCGGGCAGCGACTTCGGCACCTACCGAGACGCCCGCGGCGACGTCCTCACCGCGGACCTGTCCTTCTGGGCCACCGGCACCACTCCCAACACGCTCTGGCTGCGCCTGGGCGGACACGGCGACTGGCTGACCCCCTCCGGGCACGTGAAGGTCGACCGCTCACTGCGGGCCGAGGGGCAGCTGGACGTCTTCGCGGTCGGCGACGTCAACGACGCCACCGAGCTCAAGATCACCCCGGCCGCGCTCGCCCAGGCCGACCTCGCCGCCTGGAACATCCGCGCCCACCTGCGCAGTTCGGGCCGCCACCGCAAGGAGCCCCGCTTCTACCGGCCCGTCCACCGCACTCCGCTGATCGTGCCCTTCGGCCCCGCCGACGGGGTGACCATGCTGCCCGTGCCGGGCGGCGAGACGGCGGTGCTCGGCGGCCGCACCAGCACCCTGGCCAAGGCGAAGACCCTCATGACGCCCTACATGCGACGCCAGCTCGGTTACACGGCGGCCTGATCGGCGAGGGGAGCGTGTCGGCACCGGTGTGCCCGGTTTCCCGGTGCGCGGCGATCCGCGCGCACGCCTTTGGGCGGGCGTCGGCGGGAAGGGCGGAAGCCCGGGTGGACTCACCCGTCTCCTGGGGGAGTTGAGACCGACCGCCCCGCCATGCGGCGCCCGGCGGAGCCCCGGAGCCGGGTGGCGAGGAGCAGCTCGTGCGGGGCCCGCCGCGGGCGTGCGGCACCCGCCGTCCCGGCCTCGCCGCGGGTCGGCCGGCCGAAGCGGCGACAGCGGGCAGGTCGGAGAGGGCTCACGCGTGCAGCACGTGCTGCGTGGGCCGGACCAGGCCCGACTCGTAGGCGAACACCACCGCCTGGACCCGGCCGCGGGCACCGATCTTGGTGAGGATGTTGCTGACGTGGGACTTCACGGTGGTCGGGGCGATGGAGAGCCGGTCGGCGATCTCGGCGTTGGAATCGCCGGAGGCGACCGCGGTGAGCACGTCGCGTTCGCGGTCGGTGAGCGTGTCCAGCCGGTTGCCCGGGAGCGGACTCTCGTCGAGGGCGCGCCGGGTGCGGACGACGTCGATGAGCGCGCGGGCCAGTCCGGGGGAGACGACGACGTCACCGGCGGCCACGACCCGGACGGCCGCGACCAGTTCGTCGGCGGTGGCGTCCTGCGGAAGGTGACCGGCGGCTCCGGCGCGCAGGGCGCCGTAGGGGTAGGTGTCGTCGCCGCTGGTGAGCAGCAGGACGTGCGGGGCGTGTCCGTCCGGGGCGTGGGCGAGGCGGCGGACGGTCTCGACGGTGTCGGTGCCGGTGCCGCGGTCGTCCAGCAGGACGACGTCCGGCCGGAGCAGTGCGCTCAGCCGGACCGCCTCGGGCCCGTGCGCCGCCTCGCCGGCGACGGTCAGGTCGGACTGGGACTCGAGGAGCATTCGAAGGCCGACACGCTGGAGTGACTGGCCGGTGGCGATGAGGACGCTGGTCATGGCGTGCGTGCTCCATCCTCGTCCAGCGCGCAAGATGCTGAACGAAACGGTTTCGTTCTCGTGGGAGTCAGCCTAGCTCCGGAACTATCGAGACGGGAGCGTATCGATTGTGGGGTGGCTCACATTCGTACTGGCGGACGTCGCGTCAGCCGCTCTCCACCAGGCTCTGCGTGCCCAGCACCGAGATCAGCCGCAGCTTCTCGGCGGCCTCGGTGCCGGGCTCGGCCGAGTACACGAGGATGTGCAGGTCGTTCTCCTCCACCCGGAGCAGGTCGCAGTCGAGGGTGAGCATGCCGACCTGCGGATGCTCGACCGTCTTGTGCGAGGTGGCGAGACGGCCCACGACCCCGGCGTCCCACAGTTCCGCGAAACGCTCACTCCGGGCGCGCAACTCCGCTACCAACGAGGTGAGTTGGCGGTCGGCGGGATAGCGGGCGGCGGTCGCGCGCAGTTCGGAGACCATGCCCGTCTCGAAGGCACGCCGTTCCTCCGGGGTGTGCCGCACCCGGGTCGGCATGCCCGTGAAGTTGCGCCACACGCCGTTGCGTTCGAAGCCCCGCAGGGCGGACGGGTCACCCATCAGGGCCGCGTACATCGGGTTGGCCAGCAGCAGCGTCATGGCCGCATCGGAGACCGCGACGGGGGTGTCGACCAGCCGGTCCAGCAACCGCTGCACACTGGGCGTGATGAACCCGGGCACCACCTCCGGGCCCGGCGGCACCAGACCCGCGAGACCGAAGAGGTACGTGCGCTCGTCCCCCGAGGGCGACCTCCTGCCAGCGGCCGCGGGCGGCCAGGACCGGGTGGTCGAGGAACGCGGAGACGTCGTTGACGCCCGCGCAGGCGATGCCGATGCCCTCCAGGTCCTTCAGCACCTGAGCGGCCTCGGAGCACGCGATCCGTTCGGCGACCACGGCGTTGAGTTCCTCGCGGTGGGCGACCCGGGCCGAGCCGGTGGCGAAGCGCGGGTCCTCGGCCAGCTCGGGCCGCCGCAGGAAGTCGGCGCACAGGACGATCCACTCGCGTTCGTTCTGGATGGAGAACAGCACGTCCTTGCCGTCGGCGGCCGTGAAAGCGCCGTACGGGGCGATGGTGGCGTGCTGGGTGCCCAGACGCGGCGGCTGACTGCCTCCGTAGCGGGTGTAGTGGGCCGGCTGGCTCATCCACTCGGCCAGCGCCTCGAACAGGGACACCTCCACCGGGTGGGCCCTGCCCGTGGTGGCGCGGGTGTACAGAGCGGTCAGGATGCCGCTGTAGGCGTACATCCCGGCGGCGATGTCGGCGACGGAGATACCGACCCGGGCGGTCTCCTGCGCGGTTCCGGTCAGCGACACCAGGCCCGTCTGGCACTGCACCAGCAGGTCGTACGACTTGCGGTCGGCCCACGGCCCGTCCGTGCCGTACCCGGAGATCGTGCACGGGATCAGCCGCGGCAGGCGCTCGGCGAGGACGTCCACACCAAGGCCCAGCCGGTCGGCCGCGCCCGGGGCCAGATTCTGGACGAACACATCGGCGCCGTCGAGGAGTTGGTGCAGTATCTCGATGCCGCGCGGGTCCTTGAGATCCAGCGTGAGCGACTCCTTGGACCGGTTGAGCCACACGAAGTAGCTGGAGTGGCCGTGCACGGTCGTGTCGTAGCGGCGGGCGAAATCACCCTCGCCCGGCCGCTCCACCTTGATCACCCGCGCGCCGAGGTCGGCGAGCTGGCGGGTCGCGTAGGGCGCGGCCACGGCCTGCTCCAGGCTGACCACCGTGATCCCGGACAGGGGAAGCTGCGGCACGCTCATGCGGATCTTTGTACGGCCGGACCGGAGAGGGTGTCAACGATCACCGAGCCCCCGCGGTGCGACCCCCGTCCCCGTCGCTCGGTGTCGCTCGGCGCCGCTCAGTTCCGCCGCTCCGGATGGCACAGCACCATGACCGCCCGGGCGACGAGCTCCCCGGCCCCGCCGAGTTCCTGCCGGTAGCGGCCGGTGATCTCCCGTACGGCCGCGACGAAGCCGGGGTCGACTGCGCGGGCCCGGGCCGGGGCCGGGAGCTGCGAAGCCATCTCGCGACGGCGCGCCAGCAGCGCGATGATCTCCTCGTCGAGACGCTCTGTCCGACCTGAACACCTTGCCCGTGGCGGCCGACGGCGATTCCTCCCGGACCCGGCGGAGCTGGCACTGATTCAGGCCGGTACGCCGAGGGATTCCAGAGCTCTTACGAGGGGGGCGAGTTCGGGGGTGCCGGCGGCTTGGTCGAGGGCTTCGCGCAGGGCCTTCTCGTTGGTGGGGCGGGCCTGTTCGAGGAGGGTGCGGCCGGTGTCGGTGACGTCGGTGTAGATGCCGCGGCGGTCGGTGGGGCACAGGTAGCGGGAGAGCAGGCCGCGGTCCTCCAGGCGGGTGACCAGGCGGGTGGTGGCGCTCTGGCTGAGGACGACGGCGTCGGCGACCTGTTTCATCTGCAGGTGGCCGCCCTCGCCGTCGTGCTGGCGGCCCAGGACGTCGAGCAGGGAGTACTCGCGCACGCTGAGGTCGTGGGCGGCCTGCAGGGCCTTCTCGATGTGCGCCTCGATCCGCCCGTGCAGCAGCGAGAGCGCACACCAGCCCTGGGCGAGCGCGGTGAGCGAGGGGTCTGTGGCGGTCATGGGGCCTGCTTCCTCCGTCCCGATACGGATACCCCCAGGATATTGCATCGCTGAAACTTTCAGCGTCTGCTTCTATTGTGCGCGCGCAACTATCGGGCTCCGCATGTTCGGTACCCGTATCCGCACCGCCCACAGAGAGCGACTCCGATGACGACCCGGCCCTCCACCACCACCCTGTGGCGCCCCACCGGCCCCAAGGAGCTGGACCTGGTCCGGCAGCTCGACTGGCGCGCCTGGCCGCCGAGGCTGCCCGAGCAGCCCATCTTCTACCCGGTCCTCGACGAGGGCTACGCGATCAAGATCGCCAGGGACTGGAACGTCAAGCACGACGGCGCCGGCTTCGTGACCCGCTTCGAGGTCGAGTCGGACTTTCTGCGCCGCTACCCGGTCCAGCAGGCCGGCGGCCGCACGATCCTCGAACTGTGGGTCCCGGCCGAGGAGCTGGACGCCTTCAACGCACACATCGTGGGCCGGATCGAGGTGGTGCACGAGTTCCGCCGACCTCCGCGCCGCCGCTAGGGCCGCGCCAGGTGCCGCATCGTCAGGGCCAGTTGCAGCCGTAGCCGTCCCTGGGGTGTGCGCAGGGGCCAGCCCAGCAGATGCTCCGCGTGGGAGAGGCGGTCCTGGAGCGTGGAGTGGTGGACGTTGATCTCGGCGGCGGCCGCCCGCAGGCTCACCGTCGAGACCACGGCGTGCAGGGTGGCGAGCAGCCACGGTGTGCCCGCCCCGGCCGCCTCCAGCACCTGGACGTCGGGCGGCGGTTCCGCCCCCGGGGCGACGATGTCGGCGAGCAGTGCGACACCGCCCAGTTCGTCGGCGTGCACGACCATCGGCCCGGGGTCCTGGGCCGTGCCCTCCGCGGTGAACCGCAGCGCGGTGCGGGCGTCCGCCCAGGACCGCGGCAGTTCCAGCACGGGCACGGCGGGACCCACCCCGACCCGCCCCGCGGGCAGCCCGGCGTCGGTCCGGGCGGCCACGATCCGCGGCCGCCCGTCGAGCGCGGCCAGCGCCCGGGCGGCGGCCGAGGGATCCAGCCCCAGC
This genomic window contains:
- a CDS encoding CaiB/BaiF CoA-transferase family protein — translated: MSVPQLPLSGITVVSLEQAVAAPYATRQLADLGARVIKVERPGEGDFARRYDTTVHGHSSYFVWLNRSKESLTLDLKDPRGIEILHQLLDGADVFVQNLAPGAADRLGLGVDVLAERLPRLIPCTISGYGTDGPWADRKSYDLLVQCQTGLVSLTGTAQETARVGISVADIAAGMYAYSGILTALYTRATTGRAHPVEVSLFEALAEWMSQPAHYTRYGGSQPPRLGTQHATIAPYGAFTAADGKDVLFSIQNEREWIVLCADFLRRPELAEDPRFATGSARVAHREELNAVVAERIACSEAAQVLKDLEGIGIACAGVNDVSAFLDHPVLAARGRWQEVALGGRAHVPLRSRGSGAAGPGGGARVHHAQCAAVAGPAGRHPRRGLRCGHDAAAGQPDVRGPDG
- a CDS encoding response regulator transcription factor; amino-acid sequence: MTSVLIATGQSLQRVGLRMLLESQSDLTVAGEAAHGPEAVRLSALLRPDVVLLDDRGTGTDTVETVRRLAHAPDGHAPHVLLLTSGDDTYPYGALRAGAAGHLPQDATADELVAAVRVVAAGDVVVSPGLARALIDVVRTRRALDESPLPGNRLDTLTDRERDVLTAVASGDSNAEIADRLSIAPTTVKSHVSNILTKIGARGRVQAVVFAYESGLVRPTQHVLHA
- a CDS encoding YceI family protein, giving the protein MALALLRRRRSKAAHAEAAGLSVPLPEGAGAVAREIVDPMGSPMPGADVTVTALDTHRVAARGTTDPYGYFVAVLPPGRYSLLAAAEGLQPHRETVEVGPSGAAPSERVWLQPAQALQLPSPGVWLFDPPHTAIRFIAKHVGMAHVHGRFERFEGGIQIAQDMSQSRVQVRIDASSITTGNTTRDNHLRSGDFLDVERFPHIDFVSSRFAYRGGSKWTLQGSLTMHGVSRSVALDTTYLGTVNGGYGEELRCAALATAELHREDYTLNWRSMLARGIAVVGPTVQLELDVQAMYRTHDTPTPPE
- a CDS encoding MarR family transcriptional regulator codes for the protein MTATDPSLTALAQGWCALSLLHGRIEAHIEKALQAAHDLSVREYSLLDVLGRQHDGEGGHLQMKQVADAVVLSQSATTRLVTRLEDRGLLSRYLCPTDRRGIYTDVTDTGRTLLEQARPTNEKALREALDQAAGTPELAPLVRALESLGVPA
- a CDS encoding FAD-dependent oxidoreductase, translating into MSDGDVVVIGGGYAGVRLAKRLDTTARVTLVDRKEVFFHRISSLRAGVRREWSATPFIPYDRLLRHGQVVVGKVVRIDTTERQVVLADGTRLPYDVVVIATGADYPEPARFAGTTTEEAMKSFAEHQQKIAFAEHVLVVGGGPSGVELSAEIRLARPDARVTLAHSGPALLGGTGSERAGRRARAWLEAHDVEVRLDSFMSPGSDFGTYRDARGDVLTADLSFWATGTTPNTLWLRLGGHGDWLTPSGHVKVDRSLRAEGQLDVFAVGDVNDATELKITPAALAQADLAAWNIRAHLRSSGRHRKEPRFYRPVHRTPLIVPFGPADGVTMLPVPGGETAVLGGRTSTLAKAKTLMTPYMRRQLGYTAA
- a CDS encoding helix-turn-helix domain-containing protein is translated as MKELAGRLTALDPDAGAAVRVIGYFDRLSESRAGLEALVRGAAVLAGVPARLVDAERRVQVRVEADGTRRDSGAPPDPGWPSAALAPGGVAALWLERAEAAPSVVDAVILERAAGAVRLVLDRTRGRAPLDDPALVETVLDAAAPEDVRLHAARGLGLDPSAAARALAALDGRPRIVAARTDAGLPAGRVGVGPAVPVLELPRSWADARTALRFTAEGTAQDPGPMVVHADELGGVALLADIVAPGAEPPPDVQVLEAAGAGTPWLLATLHAVVSTVSLRAAAAEINVHHSTLQDRLSHAEHLLGWPLRTPQGRLRLQLALTMRHLARP